One region of Triticum aestivum cultivar Chinese Spring chromosome 6B, IWGSC CS RefSeq v2.1, whole genome shotgun sequence genomic DNA includes:
- the LOC123136109 gene encoding proteasome subunit alpha type-1, translated as MFRNQYDTDVTTWSPQGRLFQVEYAMEAVKQGSACVGLRSATHAVLAAANKSANELSSHQRKVFRVADHAGVALAGLTADGRVLSRFLRNECINHAFVYDAPLPVSRLALRLADKAQVCTQRSWKRPYGVGLLVAGLDESGAHLYYNCPSGNYFEYQAFAIGSRSQAAKTYLERRFEKFNAYTPDELIKDALSAIKETLQGEKLTSSNCTIAIVGRKEDGTVEPFSMIDSKRIQEIIDSMEAADEAPAADAPAESSSMQEDRGDAPAAGDAPAAADEPAAPDAPAPMDI; from the exons ATGTTCCGCAACCAGTACGACACCGATGTCACCACCTGGAGCCCGCAGGGGCGGCTGTTCCAGGTGGAGTACGCCATGGAGGCGGTGAAGCAGGGCTCGGCCTGCGTCGGCCTCCgctccgccacccacgccgtcctcgccgccgccaACAAGTCCGCCAACGAGCTCTCCTCGCACCAGCGCAAGGTCTTCCGCGTCGCCGACCACGCCGGGGTCGCGCTCGCCGGCCTCACCGCCGACGGCCGCGTCCTCTCCCGCTTCCTCCGCAACGAGTGCATCAACCACGCCTTCGTCTACGACGCGCCGCTCCCCGTCTCCAGGCTCGCGCTCCGCCTCGCCGACAAGGCGCAG GTTTGCACACAGCGTTCATGGAAGAGGCCCTATGGGGTCGGCCTCCTTGTTGCGGGTCTAGATGAGTCTGGAGCCCATCTCTACTACAACTGCCCCAGCGGGAACTACTTTGAGTACCAGGCATTCGCCATTGGCTCCCGCTCTCAGGCAGCGAAGACTTACCTCGAACGCAGATTCGAGAAATTCAATGCCTACACCCCGGACGAGCTCATCAAGGACGCGCTCTCAGCCATAAAGGAGACCCTCCAAGGTGAGAAGCTGACGAGCTCCAACTGCACCATTGCCATTGTCGGCAGAAAGGAGGATGGCACCGTCGAGCCCTTCTCCATGATCGACTCCAAGAGGATCCAGGAGATCATTGATTCCATGGAGGCTGCCGACGAGGCACCAGCGGCCGATGCTCCGGCTGAATCAAGCTCGATGCAGGAGGACAGGGGCGACGCACCTGCCGCAGGGGATGCCCCCGCGGCGGCGGACGAGCCTGCTGCACCGGACGCCCCGGCGCCGATGGACATCTAG